In the Kwoniella shandongensis chromosome 6, complete sequence genome, GGCTATCGGCAGAAGCGCGAGGTCGGACGAGGCTGATCGGTTGAGAGCGGTCGATGGATCCGTCAATGAGGATCAGCTCGCCAAGCTGCAAAAGGTTAGCTAGAGCCCGCATCGGATCTGCAGATCAACCTACCAGAGAGTACGGAGCCCCTATAGAAATACGTATGTCAGTGACAACCTTGGACCATTGTACTTTGACTCACATTGTGATAATGCCCAGCAAAACCCCGTCACTGCAATGACCAAGTACGCTCCACTTACGGTGGTCACGAACCTGTGATCGGGTAAGCGCTAGTCTTGACGCGCAGATATGCCACGTACCAGCTCGCAGCCATCGCTCCCGCAAACACGAATTGGGATATCCACCAGACCTTTATCAAAGTCAATCCCTTGATGGGCAAGACCCAAGCTGAGCCATCTTTCATACTTTGAGCAATTCCTCCAACCCAAGCCATTGTGCGCTTCACAAAACCACCACTCTCAATATCTTCCTTCGCTCTTTTCCACAGTGCCGAGTTGGGCGGCTGAGCATCTGTCTCGGTTGTGCCATTCAGAGAGGTATAGGCGTGGGAGGCTTCTGGCTGAACACCAGATTCTGAAACTAGGAAAGGAAATCCGATGGAAGTGACGATGTTAACGAGCGATTGTAGAAGTAGAGCTCGAGAGCCTGATCTGACTGCTTCGCCATCGAAAACTGTTGGGTCGGTATCGCCCATCGGTACAGAAGCTTTGTATATCTCCGACACCCAgacggtggtgaagaagaggatggggaacCACCCGAGCCTGCGCGAGCTGAAGTCAATATCCAGCTCAATGATTTCGGCGACTGGAAACTCACGACGCGAAGAATTGGATTATGCAGACCGTTCTGATACCAGGAGGTAAGGAGAACATGTTATCCCATATTGACTTGAGATTGGATTTGAAGCCATTCTTGGATTGTGGTCGGCTAGGGGAGGAACGTTATGTCAGGACAGAGACGTTAGAATAAGTAAGGCTGGCACTCACTCGTCGCGGAAAAGGACTCTTTCTGACACAGCCCAAGAGGTGAAAGTATGTGAGATCATAAGCATGGCACTTGTGAGGAAAGACAATATTTGCAGTTGAGTGTTGCCGAGAAAGCCCAACACCGGTGGGAGGTCAAGGTTGCCTCTGCAAACGGAATTAATTCAGTCAAGGTGATCCCGAATAGTGCAGGAGGACGTATCTAGGTGTCGGAGGCGGGCCACTCACACAAAGAACCCAGCTACACTTCCCAAGCCAAACATTCTTCCTGCCCATgcacttccctcttcctgttctCTCGGTGGGAGAGTATCCACCACCAACGCTCTATCCGTACTCATGACCGCATTGATACTAAAATCGATCAGATAAATCGCCCACACAGCCAGTGCGATCGCCAATCCCTTCCCCCCACCGATCAAGCTCGATATCTCCCTCGTCCAACCGAGTAGCATCATAGCTGAGACGCAGATCGCACAGCCTATCAACATGAACGGTCTTCTACGACCGAGGGGGGAACGTGATCTGTCGGCGAATATTCCAATGAGGGGTTGGACGATGAGACCTGATAAAGGACCGGCCATGAACACTAGTGACATGAAGGATTTGGAGAGTCCAAGTTCGAGCAGGTAGGGTGAGGCATAGCCCATTTCTATAGACCAAACGCACTGGTTGGTCAAAGAACGACACTGATCAGCACCGCCCCAAACCATAGTAATGTCCACCGTTCTTCGCTGTTCGGCATAAGTCGCCCTCCTGCTTATAGCTCTCATGAGGGGGCATGACCACAGAACACCCACCTGTATACCTAACATCCCAACGGTCAACAAAGGCATTCTAGCCCATCTCGGTCCTTTGACTCCTGCCGTCCCTATCCACTGTACGGAATGTCTCTCTGCGCCATTCTCATCCAAGTCGTATTCCTCGTCTCCCCCGCTGGGAGCGAAGAATGCACCTCCTGTCatatgggtgagtgtgtggGTAGTGTGGAGGTATGCTAGTCTGAGCGAGACAAGGGattgtcggtgagtgtctcGGAGCGACAAGTGTTGTGTGTAAAGCCAATGAGACTATTTTGGTGTATTTGCTGTGTTGTCGAGGTTCATGTAGTGTGCACGGCAAAGTAAAGGTAATCAGCTATAGCTGCGCTGTTGTATCGTTGTATCTGACTGTGCACTAGAGCTGTTGTGGTGGTCATTCACTCGACCATGATCGCGTCGGACCTGTTACTGCTGCTTCGCTACCCGACACCAAGCGGACATGCCCGCACGGATACTCCATCAATACTCCGAGAATATCTAGTAGCAACAATTTATCATATTTTATCCCACCAAAtactcctccaccacttTCACTTTCAAACTTGACTATACGTTCCAGAGACAGACAGTGGATGAGATCTTCGCTAACATCAAAACCAAAATTGCTAACTTGCCTCCTTTCCTCTACAAAACAACCAAGACCAGGGATCTTCAAGTGAGGTCAAATATACATCCAACTACCCTCccaaaacaaacaaacaacaTACCGATATAATGGCTTCCCAACCCAACCCCAAGGCTTTCCCTTTGGCCAACGCCCAGCTCACCAACCAGGTAAGTGCGACTACGATCTAATATCTGGTCGTATCTTCGCTCAGGAGCAAAGATTGTGTCGTGGAGTTTTTGCTGATTACTCTGTTCCCCTTGTAGAtcctcgatctcatccagcAAGCTCAGCACTACAAGCAGCTcaagaaggggtgagtgatgtccTCCATCCATTTCTCTTATCCTTTTTCCGGTCCTTTTATTCTCGTTTGCACAACATGCTGATACTCTTACCTTCACGCTCAGTGCTAACGAAGCGACCAAGACTCTTAACCGAGGTATCTGTGAATTCATCGTCATGACCGCCGACGTCGAGCCTATCGAGatcgtcctccatctccctctcctctgcgagGACAAGAACGTTCCTTACGTCTTCTTGCCCTCCAAGACTGCCCTCGGTCGAGCTTGTGGTGTCTCACGACCCGTCATAGCCGCTAGTGTCACCACTAACGAGGCTAGGGAGTTGAACGCCCAGATCCAGGCTGTCAAGGTGGGTTCGGCTTTCCTTCCATCTAGAAGGCATGGATGCTGAtattgtgtttgtgtgtcgcagaacgagattgagaagcTTCTCATCTAAGTTTGAGAATAGGAACCTGGGATGGCGTGGAGCGCTGGACAGCAAAGGAGAAAACGGATGTTATCAGACTTTAAGTAGTCCCGATGCATTTTGGGGTAATCAAGCGTTGTCGCACTCTAGGCTGGTCCGTTGTTAATGGGTCCTACAAAGACGCTCTCAGACTCTTGATCGAGTCGCTCACCAAAGAGCCCATGATACGTGGTGCAGCTGCACTCTGATCGGAGTAGGAGAACATCTCGATATTTAAAGGTCCAGGATTTCTTGACTTTTGCACAAGTCTCTCGCACTCGCATATCAGATACATTTCTGCTAAATCGAAGTGATACTCTCGTCTGAGCGACCGCATCAATAGTAACTCATCGCCCACGTTAGGACTAGGTTTCAGCTGTGCCGAAATAACATACAAGTCGCCTTCCACCTGCTCTCTTCTCACAATTCAATGCCAAAGTATATGCATACAGTTATATCCGTCAATCATGTAATTTGAGTCCTTCTTCCTATCTTTATCTCCTACCACTACTACAGATCTCGACCTTTCGACCCCACCTGATCCTGATCTTGATCTACATCTGCATCCTGTGACCCCCTCCCTGCTCTCGCTCTTGCCCTCGCCCAAGCTGCCAGACTCCTcggggaaaggaagaaacTCCTCGGCGAACCTTCTTTGTGCGTCGAAGCGCTCGAACTTGTTTTAGAAGCTTCCGGTAGATCTAGCCAGCTTTCCTTGAAACctggtggtgggggtgggtAAAATTCGAATTCGGCAGTTTCGGGGAGTGGATGGCGATtacgaagaagggtgaggatgagggacaTTCCTTTTCGGGACTGTCAAGAGGATTGAAACGCAAATCTCAGTACAGATTTCCATTGCTGATAGCGGCTGGCGGAAAGTGTCCgcatgaggagatgaagcaaGAGACGCCTGACTGCGTCGAAAGGGGGAAGACAGGGGTCGACCTCCTGCTGAggtgaggaaaggaaagaatCGAGTTCCACTCACGGTCTCTGAATTACCTTCAAACCTCCCAACGCCATACGACTCAATTCTCCCTCTTATCAAATCCGACCAAGCACCTCCGAAATGTGATCGTACCTCAGCTTTCGTATGATGTGTTGTTGTGCTATAGCGGAGGGAAGCGCAAAGTTGGTACAAACATCAGCTTAGGTCCGTTACTACCACTTTCCTCCATTCCTCGTCCCCttttccccctctctctcaagTTTGACTTCGCTGAGAGACGAGCAGAGATTTGGACTTGGACTCACCCATTTGGACCCGCTCTCAGTTCTCCCGATTCGATGATATGCATCAATTTCCGATGATTCAAATTCCCCTGTTGTACTCTCAATCTCGGTTGACGTCTAaattccatctcttcttcagtATCGTTGCTATCTTCCATCGCTTGATGACTTGATCCGACACCCCAGCCTGGAGGATCTATAATGCTCTCTTCTAATATCCACGCATCCAACCCTCGCCCTCCCGATAGACCGGCATTGGGTAACCATCTCGTTGCCCATTTGGGTAAGATACCTCTTTTCAGTATCAATCGAGTAGTATGGATTTGTCCAGTGGTTGTGTTTACTGTTCGATCAAGTACGTCGACAGATAAGACGTGTCGGGCGAACGGGTTGGGATatcggaggaagaaggcgagtAGAGGAGTAGGTGGTGGGTCGGGACTAGCGTTGATAGTAGACGAATTAGCTCAATGACCATACAACCGACTAACTGATGTCCATTCCGAGGTAGGAGCTTGCGACATACTACGAATGCGTCTTCTTGTAGACCTGTACCATCCCAGGCGGTAAGACCAGACCGCGCGTATGCCAGTGCGAGTGCTTGGTGAGTAAGTTCAACTGATTATGTGGAAACGAAATGAGATGtagcaacatcaacaatgtTCAAAGTCGCCTACTTGTGACATTCACTTTGTTGCTCATTCGGCAAAGGTCTGGTTGCCGAAAAGTTGAAACTTAGTGGCAGCATTTCTATTTTTGTTTTCGCACAATCTGGTTTCTCGTTTATGCATATGGGCGTCAGATAAGTTATATGTTATGTTatgtcgtccatctcgtcggACATCAGATACGTATAGCTAAGACACGATACATCCGTCCGATACAACATTTGGAGCTAATATCGTCTATCGCCACCTCTCGAACCCCATCCATTATCCCTTTCCCTGTCAAACCCTCTCTGtcgggatgaggatggtggtggaggcggtggtggaccaTTCTGTCGCGGCGGTTGATATGGTCCTCCCATATGAGGCGAATACGATCCGCTCATTGATACGTAAGGGTCTgccggaggtggaggtgggtaAGGCGAATATCCTTGCGAGGAATGAGGTAGTTGCggtggtgggaaaggagggaagtTTGGCGGTGGCATTGGCGTGGAAGATCCTGCTATCGGTGTAAAAGATCCTTGGGGAGGGGTAGATCCGCCGACTAGACCTTGTAGCATTGTCGGATTGAGACTAGCCATAAGCGCTTTGAGCTTCTCACTTTCGATAGTGGGCGCTGCAGCTGCGGCAGGAAGGGGAGCTCGAGGAGCTGGAGCTTGGGCCGGAGCAGGAAGAGATACCGAGGTCGACTGTCTGTTCGCGATAAAGACACCGAGGAACAGAGATGCCGGTCTTCCTTtagcaggaagagagaagcCATCTATGAGATCTGTGAAGTCGGGTGCTGGATCATTCGGTCGTAAAGGAATCATGTACAGTTCCTTCGCTGCGCCTTGGGGTGGTCTCTCTCCGTACGGCAGATAGATAGCGTGACGACTACGATTCGTTAGCACAAACCTCTTGAATTCatgtactcactctctgCTGATCAAGTACTCGATCAAAGCCTCCCATGCCTTCGCCTCGTCCTGGGAAGCTTTCTGATCCAGCGAGAACGCAACTGTAATGAGTTCCTTCGCAGGGTTGAGTCGAGTATCGCCGAGAAACTGGAGCGATGTTTTCGTCGGTACTCGACCGGTGATCTCGATAGTTTTATGAGGTAGTAGCAACGACCAGTTGGATTGGGACGACCGACAAATTAGGCGCAATTGCATAGGCGGGATATGGGGTGACGGGTCCGCGGGATTTGATATCTGCCTCGTTAGCTCGGTCATCTTCAATCATGCACTCACCCCTCCTGACCAGACCACTGGCTTTGCCTCGAATATGTCCATCTCTCCGGGCGACTCGTCCAATAGTTTCTCTTCTAGAAGATCATCAATGACATCGTCTCCTTGTACGATATCGCTCAGATCCAGTTCCTGATCACCGCCTGCGCCAAACATGGCTTCCTCATGCGCATCATCggccttctcttctccccatgCAGACTTCATAGCAAATTGATTTGCAGGAGACCCCACGACGTCGATGGATTCTGATCGTTTCGGCGTCATCCGAGGAACATCCGGTACAACAGGAGATTGCGGAACTTCCGAGACCGGTGACTCTCGCCTAGCTTCCTCggcccttctcactcttgcTGCTTCCTCTTGCGCCGCAAGCagtttcatctccttctcatgTGTATCTTCCACTTTCTCAAAGCCATCTCTGCCTAGTCTGATCGTTgtcacatcctctttcgctcGAACATGTTGTTCTAGCACGGCCTGTTTAGCACGTTCCATCGCAGCGAGCTGTTCTTCCGATGCGAGGTCGGCAGAGGTGAGAACGGCGACTTGGGAAGGGGTGAGAGAACCGTTGATGATTGATTCGGAGAGGGAAGCTCGGAGACCTTTCGTCATTGAggagtgaaggaggttgaACTGAGTTCTGAGGGACGTTAGCAACGCCcaggaaggggatgaactCACTTGTATCTCGTCCCGGCCGTTTCCTTCCCGTTGACTGTCTCCTTGAAACTTTTGAACATTgcctcttccacttccgcaGCGTACTCTTCAGCCTTTCCGTCCTCTATTGTACTGAAGAGCGATTTGATCGAAGGAACGAGCTTTTCTCGGACATACTTCCGCATTGGAGGTAGACCACCTGTAGATATCGATGGTTTCCGATCGATGGGCACTTTCCGTTTCGTGTCTTGAGAAGGTTGGCGTCGcttcggtggtggaggggaatgtgaagatgaggcatCGGCGTCGGATTCGGAGTCGGACTCCGACTCGGACTCGGACTTGGCAGCGGGGGACTAACAACGTTAGCATGTGGCCAGATTAGGatcggactcaccttgacatgTTTGGATTGCTTCCTCTTGGCCGGGGCTACAGTGATACCAggcggtggtgttggagACGGGAAGGTCTGGATATCGAAGGTGTCTATGCGGAAGGTGAGCCGGTGTCCATGGAAGTGTAGGGGGATATAGGGATGGCAGCAAGTATGCAACAGTACGTTCGCAGTCATAGCACAAACCACTTGCAAGCATTGTACTGTACCGTGATATGACCAAGACCATGACCATGATCATGCTTGTGCCCAAACATCCATGACAGGACAAAGTATACACTATATACTTGTATATACGGTTGATGCAAGAAAGACCACTTACGTGTAGTCTTCTCTCCCGTACGTTTCTCACACTCGGGACAAACGTATTTGTCTGTCAAG is a window encoding:
- a CDS encoding ribonucleoprotein-associated protein, with translation MASQPNPKAFPLANAQLTNQILDLIQQAQHYKQLKKGANEATKTLNRGICEFIVMTADVEPIEIVLHLPLLCEDKNVPYVFLPSKTALGRACGVSRPVIAASVTTNEARELNAQIQAVKNEIEKLLI